Proteins from a genomic interval of Zingiber officinale cultivar Zhangliang chromosome 1B, Zo_v1.1, whole genome shotgun sequence:
- the LOC122020008 gene encoding NAC domain-containing protein 68-like — protein MAVELRRKRRDAEAELNLPPGFRFHPTDDELILHYLCLKVASKRLPVPIIAEVDLYKFDPWELPEMALFGEKEWYFFTPRDRKYPNGSRPNRAAGKGYWKATGADKPISKKGCCRTVGIKKALVFYSGKAPRGVKTDWIMHEYRLADADRSPKNGSLKLDAWVLCRLYNKKNTRGKMLQPQEETSTVDSVDRTPESEVDNDALLPDVNGLAFPSVASQAFAPPVIEKSWVKEEDSRWFMDLELDDLQCSCMRFGASPVLDLTNQDYYFQFNATTPVPIAAKTLQF, from the exons ATGGCGGTGGAGCTGAGACGAAAAAGACGGGACGCCGAAGCGGAGCTTAACCTGCCGCCGGGCTTCAGATTCCACCCCACCGACGACGAGCTCATCCTTCACTACCTATGCCTCAAGGTCGCCTCGAAGCGCCTGCCAGTCCCCATCATTGCCGAGGTCGACCTCTACAAGTTCGACCCCTGGGAACTACCAG AAATGGCGTTGTTCGGGGAGAAGGAGTGGTACTTCTTCACTCCACGCGATCGGAAGTACCCAAACGGCTCGCGGCCGAACCGGGCCGCCGGGAAGGGATACTGGAAGGCCACCGGCGCTGACAAGCCGATCTCCAAGAAGGGGTGCTGCCGGACTGTGGGGATCAAGAAAGCTCTCGTCTTTTACTCCGGCAAGGCGCCGCGCGGCGTCAAAACTGACTGGATCATGCATGAGTACAGACTGGCCGACGCGGATCGCAGCCCCAAAAACGGAAGCCTCAAG TTGGATGCCTGGGTTCTTTGCCGGTTGTACAACAAGAAGAATACCCGGGGGAAGATGCTTCAGCCGCAGGAGGAGACGTCGACCGTGGACTCTGTGGACAGGACGCCGGAATCCGAAGTGGATAACGACGCCCTGTTGCCGGATGTTAATGGCCTGGCGTTTCCATCCGTTGCTTCGCAAGCTTTTGCTCCCCCAGTGATCGAGAAGAGTTGGGTGAAGGAAGAAGACAGTCGATGGTTCATGGACTTGGAGCTGGACGATTTGCAGTGTTCCTGCATGCGTTTTGGAGCATCGCCTGTTTTAGATTTAACCAACCAAGATTACTACTTCCAATTCAATGCAACAACTCCAGTTCCGATCGCAGCCAAAACATTGCAATTCTGA